One window of the Archaeoglobus sulfaticallidus PM70-1 genome contains the following:
- the rnhB gene encoding ribonuclease HII has translation MKIAGIDEAGKGPVIGPMVVCCYAIDKDRLNELERLGVKDSKKLTKKRREKIAEELKSIGSYRVLKFEPQQLDELMEEKTINEILYDACEKLIRKVKPDMVFVDSFDVMSSRLENRLGNTFKSCKVRCEHKADDKYPVVASASIIAKVERDKKIEKLKEIYGDFGSGYASDPRTIDFLRDYLRKKGHFPPIVRKKWKTLSKISQRSLDDF, from the coding sequence ATGAAAATCGCCGGAATCGATGAGGCTGGAAAGGGTCCTGTTATAGGGCCAATGGTTGTTTGCTGTTATGCCATCGACAAAGACAGACTGAACGAGTTAGAGCGATTGGGTGTAAAAGATTCGAAAAAACTCACAAAGAAAAGACGGGAAAAAATAGCTGAGGAGCTTAAAAGCATTGGCAGTTACAGAGTTCTGAAGTTTGAACCACAACAGCTTGACGAGTTGATGGAAGAAAAAACAATAAACGAGATTCTGTATGATGCATGCGAGAAGCTGATCAGGAAGGTTAAGCCAGATATGGTTTTTGTTGACAGTTTTGATGTTATGTCAAGTAGGCTTGAAAATAGACTGGGGAACACATTCAAAAGCTGTAAGGTTAGATGTGAACATAAAGCCGATGATAAGTACCCGGTGGTCGCCTCTGCAAGCATAATTGCGAAGGTTGAAAGAGATAAAAAGATAGAGAAACTGAAAGAAATTTACGGAGATTTCGGAAGCGGGTATGCGAGCGATCCAAGAACGATAGATTTTTTGAGGGATTATTTAAGGAAAAAGGGTCACTTCCCACCAATTGTTAGGAAAAAATGGAAGACATTGAGTAAAATATCTCAGAGATCCCTTGACGATTTTTAG